The genomic window AGCGTGGCGCAAGAAAACCGGCAGTCACGAAGACAATGCCATCAGATATCGTGAGTTTCGCCAGCAACTGGCAACAGTTCTCGATCTTGAGCCGGAAAATAATGTGCTGCTGGTCAATTATTCAAACAAGGAGCTGGCAACAGCTGTTCAGAAACTTAAAGATCAGCTTAGAAGTGAACGCAAAGCCCGGGTTGAAGATGCCAAACGGTTGAAACTACAGTATGGTGAACAGTTGCAGTCCAAACTACAGGCACAAACTGAAGAGATGAAGCAGGCTCAGCATGCCCAGATCACCGATATGAAAGAGGTGTTCCGTGCCAAGCTGGAGCGAGAGACCTTCGAGAAGAAACGCCAGGCCAAAATACGTTCCCAGTTTAACAAAGGCGATGCGGATATCTTTGTGAATCTCGATGGCTCGCTGCTGGTTCGCATGAAAGGACTGCAGTTCCCTCCCGGCCGCAGCAAATTCGATACAAAATCTCATGCGCTGCTTGGTCGCCTGAAAGATGCTCTGGAAACCTATGCCGACAGAAGCGTGCGCATTGAGGGACACACCGACAACCTCGGAGATGTGAAACCCAATCAGCTACTCTCACTGAAACGGGCTGAATCGGTACGCGACTTTTTGATTGCTGCCGGCACAGATGGCGGGCGTCTGAAAGCACTCGGTTATGGTGAAGTGCGTCCGATCGCCAGTAATGACTTCCCGCAAGGACGTGCAATGAACCGGCGTATCGATATTGTTATTGATGCAGCCAAATAGATTGCGGGACTACAACCTGTGAATTCAGAACTGACTGACCCTTCCGGATTAGAGGGACTTCCCGAACATATTCATGAACATGCCCGTAAACTGATTGCCGATTATGCGCACGATTCACCCTACAAACGCGCTATTCTGGTTGAGGCCTTGCGGCTGATCTCTGATGGTTACAGCAATGGCGACATCAAGATGCTGGCCAAAATGCTGGGGGAACTACGCAAAGGACTGGATGTATTCCAACCCTATCAGGCACTGCGCAAGGTGACGGTATTCGGCTCGGCCCGAACCAAAACCGATGACCCGCGTTATATCCAGACTATGCAGTGCGCTGCTGCACTCAAGGATGAGGGTTTTATGATCATCACCGGTGGCGGTGGTGGCATGATGCAGGCGGCCAATGAGGGTGCCGGTGAAAAGAACTCCTTTGCCATCAATATCAACCTGCCGATGGAGCAGCAACCTAACCCGATCATGGCCGACTCATCCCGTCACTTCTACTGCCAGTACTTCTTTACCCGTAAGGTATTCTTTCTTAAAGAGAGTGATGCGGTGGTACTCACACCCGGTGGCTTTGGCACACTCGATGAAGCATTTGAAACCCTGACCCTGCTACAGACCGGCCGTAACCCACCGGTGCCTGTGGTACTACTGGAGGCACCCGGTGATGACTACTGGGGCCCATTCATGCACTCATGGATGCGCAGACTGGTGAAAGACGGGCTGATTGATGCCGATGATAACAATCTGCTCTTTCATACCGACAGTGTTGAAGCGGCGACTGACCATATCAAGGAGTTCTATCTCAATTACCACAGCTTCCGCTACGTCGGTAAGGCGGTGCTGCTGCGGATTCTCGAACCTCTTTCAGAGGATGCGTTATTGCGTCTGAATGCAGAGTTCAGCGATGTGCTTAGTGATGGCAAGATTGATCAGGTATTCCGCTGGCCGAAATCAGATGACCACTGCTTTGATCATCTGCCACGCTTGCGCCTGCGTCTGGATCGTCACCGTATGAATGTGCTGCCGCAGATTATCCGCCGTATCAATATGCTCTTTCAACAGGATCACGAATAAGATACCCGCAGCTGTACCCGTTATCTATCTGATAGAGAGTTCTACACGTCTGTTTTTCGCTTCGCCATCATCACTGCTCTCATCAGCAAGCAATCGGCTCTCACCATAAGCTTCGGCAACCAGACGATCTGCTGATATGCCGTGGGTGAGAAGATAGTTAAGCACCCGCTTTGTACGACGCTGGGATAGCCACATATTATACTTTTCAGATTCAGGGCTACTGGCATGCCCCGCCACCACAAGCTGCAAATCCGGTTGTTGCTTTAATGTAACCACAAGCTGTTTTAACGCAGCTGCCGAACTGCGGTTTAACCAGGAGCTGTTATTATCAAAATGAATTCTGCTCAAAGCAGGCCCTGCAGCTGTTGGCACCCCGCAATTTAGCCGGCTTAGCTCCAGTGCCTGTCGTGCTTTCGTTATTGCTCTGTTGATCAAACGCTCTCGCTCATCAGGATGATCTCGCCCTTCAGAGCCGGAGGTCTCAGATGATTCATGTGCCGCCATATACAGGCTTGCCACAGCCTCAGCCTGCAACTTAGGCGTACAAGACTCAGCGCCGGCAGTTTTTGCTGCGGCTACTGCCAGACGCGCCTCTGCCAATTCAGCACTATCAATCGTCGTATGCGTTGAACATGCCCCAAGAGAGAGCACAGCTACCGCTAAGATTAAATATTTCATTTGGGGTCCCTTCCCGCCACAACACTCATCTTCCCTGCCAATTTCAGTAAGACCAGCTATGGTGCTACGACTTCGCCTCAACAGCAAGGGATACTCTGAAAAAGTCAGCGTATCCCAAGTTTAACTGCTTCAGTCTCACTGCAGAGATGCAAGCCAAGAATAGAGAGGCTGAACAGATCACCATCCATCTCAGCCACATCCGGCAACTCGCCCCATATTGAGAAACCCTGCTTCTCAAACAGTCTCAAACTTCCGGCATTATGAGAAAAGATATATGCCAACAGATTCTTCAAGCCCAGTGATGGAGACAGCTTGATCGATGCGGTCAGTAGCTTAGAGCCTAAACCTCTGCCTCTACAGGGTGCATCAACGTAGATGCTGATCTCAGCAGTCTGGTGGTAGGCTGCCCTACCATAGAAACTTTCAAAACTGACCCATGCCACAACAGCCCCATCTATCTCTTCGACAAAAATGGGACGTTTATCTGAGTGGGCTGCAAACCAATCCCGCCTGCTTTCGACAGTTACCGCCTCAATATCAGCAGTGGCCAACCTGGAGCAGATGGTGGCGTTATAGATCTCAACAATCCGTGGCAGGTCATCTTCATTGGCAACCCTCATGCATAGCCCCTTTGCGTAAAACTAACTGTATTGAAGAACATGATTTAGATATTCCCTCTGTTATGCAATCGAGTCAAACATCACAACTTTTTAAGGCACGCTAATTGCTTATCTATGTTATGCATCTCTTTAGCAACTCTCGAACCTGGTTGATAGGTCTGGCCATCATCTGGTCACTGCTTCTGGCTTTTCTTCTCAACGCCAACCTGCAGGGTCACCGGGAGTCTGTTAATACCTTTGCCAAATCTGAGGCAGATGTGCTCATCCAGCACATTAAAGCAGCCCGTGCCTGGAATGCCCGCCACGGCGGCCTCTATGTAGAGGTGAATGAAAAAACACCACCCAACCCCTATCTGGAGGGGCTGGTAGAAGAGCGCGACATCGTCACACCCACCGGACGTAAGCTGACACTGGTCAATCCCGCCTATATGACCCGACTTATCAATGACCAGTTCAATGAGAACAACAGAAGAGTTGCCCATATCACCAGTCTGAATCCACTGCGCCCGGAAAATGGTGCCGATGCATGGGAGAGTGATGCACTGCGCTCATTTGAAAAAGGAGTGGCAGAAGCATCAGAGATAACAGTGATGAATGGTAAATCCTATATGCGCCTGATGCGCCCTCTGGTCGTGCAGCAGGCTTGTCTTCAGTGTCACGCCTCTCAAGGTTACAGAGTCGGTGATATCCGCGGCGGCATTACCGCCTCTGTACCTTTTGATAAACACGCCCGCTACCTGCAAAAGCTGAATCTAAGTGATTCATTCACCTATGGTGTGATTTGGATACTGGGTCTTATTGCTCTGGGCTTCACCTACAAACGCCTCTCCAGAGATGAGCTGAACCTGAAACAGGCTGAAGAGAGTGTTCACATCCTCTCCTCCTCTGTAGAGCAGGCCAATGAGGCGATCATCATTACCGATAGCAAGGGCTTCATCACCTACGCCAATCCGGCCTTTGCCCAGCTGACCGGTTACAGTAAAGATGAGGCCACAGGCCATAACTCCAACATCATTAAAAGTGATCAGCACGGTGACCACTTCTACAAAGAGATCTGGAGCACCATCTCATCCGGCCAGGCCTGGCAGGGCCGGATTGTGAACAGGAGAAAAGATGGCAGCAATTATGCAGCCATGTTAACCATCTCACCGATCAAAAACAGCGAGGGTGAAATCACCCACTACGTAGGCAGCCAGCAAAACCTTGAAGAGTATGAGAAACTGGAAAAGCAGTTCCATCAATCCCAGAAGATGGAGGCACTCGGCACCCTGGTCGGAGGCATCGCCCACGATTTCAACAACACACTGGCAGGCATTACCGGCAATCTCTATCTGGCCAAAAAAGCGATTCAGGATCGCCCAGAGGCTGTGAACAGACTGGAAACAATTGAGGATCTCTCTTACCGAACCGCAGGTATGATTCAGCAGTTGCTGGCCTTTGCCCGCGAAGATGTGCAGCGCATGAATCCGATGAATATCTCCCTGCTACTGAAAGAGGCCATCAAGATGCACATGGTCTCTATTCCGGAAAACATCAGATTATCGATTAATATCGAGTCGGATGATCTGCAGATCCATGGCGATATTAACCTTCTTCAGCAGGCGATTATGAACCTGATCAACAATGCCCGTGATGCTGTGGAGAGTGTAAAAGATCCACTGATCACCATCCGACTTGAAGCGTTTGAAGCTGATGATCAATTTATCGACAATCACCCGGAGATCGCAGAGCGGGAGCTGGTCTGCATCTCCATCCAGGATAACGGTTACGGCATTAACAGCGCCGATATTACCCATATCTTTGACCCCTTCTTTACAACCAAGGAGGTGGGCAAAGGTACAGGTCTGGGGCTCTCCATGGTCTATGGAGCCATTCAATCCCATGGTGGCGCAATCGGTGTTCAATCCCAAATTAATCAGGGAACAACCATCTCGATCTGGTTGCCGCTACTGCCATCCAACCAGTGGATCACTGACTCCAGTTCAAGTGAAGTGATCATCAACGGGGCGGGTGAAACCATCCTGCTGGTGGATGATGAACTCACAGTTATTGAAACAGGCAAGGCTGTGCTGGAGAGCCTGGGTTACCGTCTTCTAACAG from Mariprofundus sp. NF includes these protein-coding regions:
- a CDS encoding OmpA family protein is translated as MANRRFFLSLFSTLLLLSALVSPLHADEAMTPRAFEKELKAFKQSGHSRYAPQTTSRVEAYLGSAMLTAHQQKHEESAEALKQAAVTLSEARLTAAGFRKQYSPLLKLRKETQSVVNIVASSPEIGNNLVSRQQLDSADKLLDLVISSREEGELNKTQEFAAQAEEAYNQAMNAALPQLSELAARALSSAAASSAAKYAPITYSAAKEKVAALRNYIDGLSSTMPTQPADAYKLAIEAKDLCLQVKAWRKKTGSHEDNAIRYREFRQQLATVLDLEPENNVLLVNYSNKELATAVQKLKDQLRSERKARVEDAKRLKLQYGEQLQSKLQAQTEEMKQAQHAQITDMKEVFRAKLERETFEKKRQAKIRSQFNKGDADIFVNLDGSLLVRMKGLQFPPGRSKFDTKSHALLGRLKDALETYADRSVRIEGHTDNLGDVKPNQLLSLKRAESVRDFLIAAGTDGGRLKALGYGEVRPIASNDFPQGRAMNRRIDIVIDAAK
- a CDS encoding TIGR00730 family Rossman fold protein, yielding MNSELTDPSGLEGLPEHIHEHARKLIADYAHDSPYKRAILVEALRLISDGYSNGDIKMLAKMLGELRKGLDVFQPYQALRKVTVFGSARTKTDDPRYIQTMQCAAALKDEGFMIITGGGGGMMQAANEGAGEKNSFAININLPMEQQPNPIMADSSRHFYCQYFFTRKVFFLKESDAVVLTPGGFGTLDEAFETLTLLQTGRNPPVPVVLLEAPGDDYWGPFMHSWMRRLVKDGLIDADDNNLLFHTDSVEAATDHIKEFYLNYHSFRYVGKAVLLRILEPLSEDALLRLNAEFSDVLSDGKIDQVFRWPKSDDHCFDHLPRLRLRLDRHRMNVLPQIIRRINMLFQQDHE
- a CDS encoding GNAT family N-acetyltransferase, which encodes MRVANEDDLPRIVEIYNATICSRLATADIEAVTVESRRDWFAAHSDKRPIFVEEIDGAVVAWVSFESFYGRAAYHQTAEISIYVDAPCRGRGLGSKLLTASIKLSPSLGLKNLLAYIFSHNAGSLRLFEKQGFSIWGELPDVAEMDGDLFSLSILGLHLCSETEAVKLGIR
- a CDS encoding OmpA family protein produces the protein MKYLILAVAVLSLGACSTHTTIDSAELAEARLAVAAAKTAGAESCTPKLQAEAVASLYMAAHESSETSGSEGRDHPDERERLINRAITKARQALELSRLNCGVPTAAGPALSRIHFDNNSSWLNRSSAAALKQLVVTLKQQPDLQLVVAGHASSPESEKYNMWLSQRRTKRVLNYLLTHGISADRLVAEAYGESRLLADESSDDGEAKNRRVELSIR
- a CDS encoding DUF3365 domain-containing protein, producing the protein MHLFSNSRTWLIGLAIIWSLLLAFLLNANLQGHRESVNTFAKSEADVLIQHIKAARAWNARHGGLYVEVNEKTPPNPYLEGLVEERDIVTPTGRKLTLVNPAYMTRLINDQFNENNRRVAHITSLNPLRPENGADAWESDALRSFEKGVAEASEITVMNGKSYMRLMRPLVVQQACLQCHASQGYRVGDIRGGITASVPFDKHARYLQKLNLSDSFTYGVIWILGLIALGFTYKRLSRDELNLKQAEESVHILSSSVEQANEAIIITDSKGFITYANPAFAQLTGYSKDEATGHNSNIIKSDQHGDHFYKEIWSTISSGQAWQGRIVNRRKDGSNYAAMLTISPIKNSEGEITHYVGSQQNLEEYEKLEKQFHQSQKMEALGTLVGGIAHDFNNTLAGITGNLYLAKKAIQDRPEAVNRLETIEDLSYRTAGMIQQLLAFAREDVQRMNPMNISLLLKEAIKMHMVSIPENIRLSINIESDDLQIHGDINLLQQAIMNLINNARDAVESVKDPLITIRLEAFEADDQFIDNHPEIAERELVCISIQDNGYGINSADITHIFDPFFTTKEVGKGTGLGLSMVYGAIQSHGGAIGVQSQINQGTTISIWLPLLPSNQWITDSSSSEVIINGAGETILLVDDELTVIETGKAVLESLGYRLLTAQNGAEAVATFKEHSGEIDLIVMDVVMPVMGGDEAATAIRKIEPEMKIIFATGYAKPRSSDGVFEMESETVISKPYSTGRISQLIRATLDNS